One genomic region from Solwaraspora sp. WMMD792 encodes:
- a CDS encoding PHB depolymerase family esterase: MRVRRKLLLGMAMSLVAAGLVVPALRPAYAASLVQVTNFGNNPGGMQMHVYVPDSRPANPAIVVAMHGCGGSGPGFYSGSEFASLSDRYGFIVIYPTATQQAGFGNCFDVWSEAARRRGGGSDPVSIMSMVQYAQQQYGGDPNRVYATGSSSGGMMTNHMLAVYPDVFKAGSAFMGVPYNCFANAADYPPWSSQCTGGNMNRTPQQWGDAVRQAYPGYSGPRPRAQLWHGTADTLVPYSLLQEAVDQWTNVFGLSQTPTRTDTPRSGWNRRQFADSSGTVQVEAYSIQGAGHSLPSGGMAAVAIEFFGLTSTPPPTTAPPPTTAPPPTTAPPPTTAPPPTTAPPPTTVPPPTTAPPPTGACRVAATINAWNNGLTGNFRITNTGSSAVNGWSLVFTLPGGQTITGGWNATYSPNSGQVTARNMSYNASIPVNGSVDIGFQATHTGNAGAPSSFTLNGAACTIS; the protein is encoded by the coding sequence ATGAGAGTCAGACGAAAACTGCTGCTCGGCATGGCGATGTCGCTGGTCGCCGCCGGCCTGGTCGTCCCGGCGCTCCGGCCGGCGTACGCGGCGTCGTTGGTCCAGGTGACCAACTTCGGTAACAACCCGGGCGGAATGCAGATGCACGTCTACGTGCCGGACAGCCGTCCGGCGAACCCGGCGATCGTCGTGGCGATGCACGGCTGCGGCGGATCCGGGCCCGGCTTCTACTCCGGCAGCGAGTTCGCCTCACTGTCCGACCGGTACGGCTTCATCGTGATCTACCCGACCGCCACCCAGCAGGCCGGCTTCGGCAACTGCTTCGACGTCTGGTCCGAGGCGGCGAGGCGGCGGGGCGGCGGCAGCGACCCGGTGTCGATCATGTCGATGGTCCAGTACGCCCAGCAGCAGTACGGCGGCGACCCCAACCGGGTGTACGCCACCGGCAGTTCGTCCGGCGGCATGATGACCAACCACATGCTGGCCGTCTACCCGGACGTGTTCAAGGCCGGGTCGGCCTTCATGGGAGTGCCGTACAACTGTTTCGCCAACGCGGCCGACTATCCGCCGTGGAGCAGCCAGTGCACCGGTGGCAACATGAACCGGACCCCGCAGCAGTGGGGTGACGCCGTCCGTCAGGCGTACCCGGGTTACTCCGGCCCGCGGCCGCGGGCGCAGCTGTGGCACGGCACCGCCGACACCCTGGTGCCGTACTCGTTGCTGCAGGAGGCGGTCGACCAGTGGACCAACGTGTTCGGGCTCAGCCAGACACCGACCCGTACCGACACCCCGCGGTCCGGCTGGAACCGCCGCCAGTTCGCTGACAGCTCCGGCACCGTCCAGGTCGAGGCGTACAGCATCCAGGGCGCCGGCCACAGCCTGCCGAGCGGCGGCATGGCCGCCGTTGCCATCGAGTTCTTCGGGTTGACCTCGACCCCACCGCCGACCACGGCTCCGCCACCCACCACCGCACCGCCGCCGACGACGGCTCCACCGCCCACCACCGCACCGCCGCCGACGACGGCTCCGCCACCGACCACCGTGCCGCCGCCGACGACTGCGCCGCCGCCCACCGGTGCCTGCCGGGTCGCGGCCACCATCAACGCCTGGAACAACGGGCTGACCGGGAACTTCCGGATCACCAACACCGGTTCCAGCGCCGTCAACGGCTGGTCGCTGGTCTTCACCCTGCCCGGCGGGCAGACCATCACCGGGGGCTGGAACGCCACCTACTCACCGAATTCGGGGCAGGTGACGGCCCGCAACATGTCCTACAACGCCAGTATCCCGGTCAACGGCTCGGTGGACATCGGCTTCCAGGCCACCCACACCGGCAACGCCGGCGCACCGAGCTCGTTCACCCTCAACGGTGCCGCCTGCACCATCAGCTGA
- a CDS encoding PaaX family transcriptional regulator C-terminal domain-containing protein, with translation MTSLFSIEEIYPEEAGRPVRLPRRQTGNSPQGLAVTLLADYTLRTRAWLPSAAIVALLAESGVTPAGARTAISRLARRGVLEGSRRGRHSSYRLAHAAAASLAIGGHWILTATATARPWDGQWTLVAFTLPQEHSAQRRALRGQLRWLGFAPLYDGLWISPRTLPGPAMRHLAQLTPGTISVFRGRQADLGATTGRDPLDAWDVEAIAGQYGDFVDRWQALLPQVHSGQVSGPAAVRARTEVMDTFRRFPTLDPQLPVELLPANWLRDPAREVFAAVYDGLADVAERHVRAVVTRFSGDAAPDHVRAHTTGDLLAGVQPAGPGPGYSPGPGFDPGPGFGTGLGLGLGAGAGHRTAQAGSAARTVGQ, from the coding sequence GTGACGAGCCTGTTCAGCATCGAGGAGATCTATCCGGAGGAGGCGGGCCGGCCGGTGCGGCTGCCCCGACGGCAGACCGGCAACTCGCCGCAGGGCCTCGCGGTGACCCTGCTGGCCGACTACACCCTGCGGACCCGCGCCTGGCTGCCGTCGGCCGCCATCGTCGCGCTGCTCGCCGAATCCGGCGTCACCCCCGCCGGCGCCCGGACCGCCATCAGCCGGCTCGCCCGCCGAGGGGTACTCGAAGGCAGTCGACGCGGTCGGCACAGCTCGTACCGGCTCGCCCACGCCGCCGCCGCCAGCCTGGCGATCGGCGGACACTGGATTCTCACCGCCACCGCGACGGCCCGGCCGTGGGACGGCCAGTGGACCCTGGTCGCGTTCACCTTGCCGCAGGAGCACAGCGCGCAACGGCGGGCGCTGCGGGGCCAGCTCCGGTGGCTGGGGTTCGCGCCGCTGTACGACGGGTTGTGGATCTCCCCCCGCACGCTGCCCGGGCCCGCGATGCGCCATCTCGCCCAGCTCACTCCCGGCACCATCTCGGTCTTCCGTGGCCGGCAGGCCGACCTGGGCGCCACCACCGGTCGCGACCCGCTCGACGCCTGGGACGTCGAGGCCATCGCCGGACAGTACGGCGACTTCGTCGACCGGTGGCAGGCGCTGCTGCCCCAGGTGCACTCCGGTCAGGTGAGCGGACCGGCGGCGGTACGGGCCCGCACCGAAGTGATGGACACCTTCCGGCGGTTCCCCACCCTCGATCCGCAGTTGCCGGTCGAGCTGCTGCCGGCCAACTGGCTACGGGATCCCGCCCGGGAGGTCTTCGCCGCCGTCTACGACGGTCTCGCCGACGTCGCCGAACGACACGTCCGGGCGGTCGTCACCCGCTTCTCCGGTGACGCGGCCCCCGACCACGTACGGGCCCACACCACCGGCGATCTGTTGGCGGGAGTCCAGCCAGCCGGTCCCGGCCCCGGCTACAGCCCCGGCCCGGGCTTCGACCCCGGCCCGGGCTTCGGAACGGGCCTGGGCCTCGGCCTCGGAGCTGGAGCCGGGCACCGGACGGCGCAAGCCGGGTCGGCGGCCCGTACCGTCGGACAGTGA
- a CDS encoding cytochrome P450 has product MAPLKQGDRPPGPRGHWLTGNTPAYEADRIGFIERNHREYGDVFTFDDRTVFVIDPELAHDVLTRPGNAFLPELAPFDARPDLDRAAERAEAWMPARRAAWAGLDRQASAAFDGRTVEILDADLDAAAGRETDVLAMMRQYAAATIADYCFGADSAGVPELLAEGVAATAPFETAKYGFAAWLPIRRNRRFFRAHRTFTDALLSVVRRRRAGTAPTGTASAGTSTLDLLDVLLAARPALPDRAVVSTLRPVLLGGHGVPAAALTSLTWELASRPELVAALRAEAGGPAGSGDPPPAARLPLAEAVVNEALRLYPPAWLMTRTARTATGLGPWTLRPGDEVLIGAYLIHRDPRWWQRPDEFDPGRWAAGRPAPGAAFLPFGAGPRVCIGTALTMRQLTLTVSRLAQRGSVESSNAASTRLRFAGRLAPAGLRARFVDGKF; this is encoded by the coding sequence ATGGCACCGCTGAAGCAGGGCGACCGGCCACCGGGGCCGCGCGGGCACTGGCTCACCGGCAACACCCCGGCCTACGAGGCCGACCGGATCGGCTTCATCGAGCGCAATCACCGCGAGTACGGCGACGTGTTCACCTTCGACGACCGCACCGTGTTCGTGATCGACCCGGAGCTGGCCCACGACGTGCTCACCCGGCCGGGCAACGCCTTTCTGCCCGAGCTGGCCCCGTTCGACGCCCGCCCCGACCTCGACCGGGCCGCCGAGCGGGCCGAGGCCTGGATGCCGGCCCGTCGGGCCGCGTGGGCCGGTCTCGACCGACAGGCCAGCGCCGCCTTCGACGGGCGTACCGTCGAGATCCTCGACGCGGACCTCGACGCCGCCGCCGGCCGGGAAACCGACGTGCTGGCGATGATGCGACAGTACGCCGCCGCGACGATCGCCGATTACTGCTTCGGAGCCGACTCCGCAGGGGTCCCGGAGCTGCTCGCCGAGGGCGTCGCCGCCACCGCGCCGTTCGAGACCGCGAAGTACGGGTTCGCGGCCTGGCTGCCGATTCGGCGCAACCGTCGGTTCTTCCGCGCACACCGCACGTTCACCGACGCCCTGCTGTCGGTGGTGCGACGCCGTCGGGCCGGGACCGCCCCGACCGGTACGGCCTCGGCCGGTACATCCACCCTGGACCTACTGGACGTGCTGCTGGCGGCCCGGCCGGCACTGCCGGACCGGGCGGTCGTGTCGACGCTGCGCCCGGTCCTGCTCGGCGGACACGGCGTGCCGGCTGCCGCGCTGACCTCGCTGACCTGGGAACTCGCCAGCCGGCCGGAGCTTGTCGCCGCGCTGCGGGCGGAGGCGGGCGGGCCGGCCGGTTCCGGCGACCCGCCGCCGGCGGCCCGGCTACCGCTGGCCGAGGCCGTGGTCAACGAGGCGCTGCGGCTGTATCCGCCGGCGTGGCTGATGACCCGGACCGCCCGTACGGCCACCGGGTTGGGTCCGTGGACGCTGCGGCCCGGCGACGAGGTGCTGATCGGCGCGTACCTGATCCATCGGGATCCACGGTGGTGGCAGCGGCCCGACGAGTTCGACCCCGGCCGGTGGGCCGCCGGCCGGCCGGCACCGGGAGCGGCGTTCCTGCCCTTCGGCGCCGGGCCCCGGGTCTGTATCGGTACGGCGTTGACCATGCGTCAGCTCACCCTCACCGTCTCCCGGCTGGCCCAGCGCGGCTCGGTCGAGTCGTCGAACGCCGCGTCGACCCGGCTGCGGTTCGCCGGCCGGCTCGCACCGGCCGGCCTGCGGGCCCGGTTTGTCGACGGAAAGTTCTGA
- a CDS encoding amidase: MTDASTGVQLPLDRLLDRRAFLARTAALAATAAVGTVALPGLAGLASAAPSDTSAPAVTFNPDLDRGAAYNKPRESAMSDPTEWTISEAAWMIRHNKIVPVELVQAYLDRITAYESTYQAFNVVLAEAAVKAARQWANRPYRGPLHGIPLAIKDNYFTEGVPTTANSYLFQDFVPPYDATSVAKLVVQGGIVLGKTQMGPLATTRATLPNGQVTTVNAWTPTNPSTNPGGSSTGTATAVAGRLASSGIGTQTGGSITSPSNAQNLTGIKPTMGRVSLAGIVPLTYTRDHPGPLARDAKDAAIMLMAMAGPDPADPRSQGLPPVPNLINAATPRYDGDSLRMRWKTRIGVLPGYADGGSETAAARRAFLAEMAAIPECELVEVPFPDEWSLLTGSAFNNVRLPERSEPFMPYLRSDLRGFGVSVTSWLQGALLGANGWVTGQRAKLLLLDRILDQIFSSCDVVVQTSPVPFDIVGLPEIAFPIGFSGGGVPIGTILGGQPYAEDRLLSVAAAYQAVTDWHWRRPADPPAVDPSPTASTAAARSAAATPSRGRLTAEEVAELTQ; encoded by the coding sequence ATGACAGACGCTTCGACAGGCGTACAACTGCCGCTCGACCGGCTCCTCGACCGCCGCGCGTTCCTGGCCCGCACCGCCGCGCTGGCAGCCACCGCCGCTGTCGGCACCGTGGCGCTGCCCGGCCTGGCCGGGCTCGCCTCGGCCGCGCCGAGCGACACCAGCGCCCCGGCCGTCACATTCAACCCGGATCTGGACCGGGGAGCCGCGTACAACAAACCACGCGAGTCGGCTATGTCCGATCCGACCGAATGGACCATCTCGGAAGCCGCCTGGATGATCCGGCACAACAAGATCGTGCCGGTCGAGCTGGTGCAGGCCTACCTGGACCGGATCACCGCGTACGAGTCGACGTACCAGGCGTTCAACGTGGTGCTCGCGGAGGCGGCGGTCAAGGCCGCCCGGCAGTGGGCCAACCGGCCGTACCGGGGGCCGCTGCACGGCATCCCGCTGGCCATCAAGGACAACTACTTCACCGAGGGCGTGCCGACCACCGCGAACTCGTACCTGTTCCAGGACTTCGTCCCACCGTACGACGCCACCTCGGTCGCCAAGCTGGTCGTGCAGGGCGGCATCGTGCTGGGCAAGACCCAGATGGGTCCGCTGGCCACCACCCGGGCGACCCTGCCCAACGGTCAGGTCACCACCGTCAACGCCTGGACGCCGACGAACCCGTCGACCAACCCGGGCGGATCGTCGACCGGCACCGCCACCGCCGTCGCCGGCCGGCTGGCCAGCTCGGGGATCGGCACTCAGACCGGCGGCTCGATCACCTCGCCGTCCAACGCCCAGAACCTCACCGGCATAAAACCGACGATGGGCCGGGTGTCGCTGGCCGGGATCGTCCCGCTCACCTACACCCGCGACCATCCCGGCCCGCTCGCCCGCGACGCCAAGGACGCGGCGATCATGCTGATGGCGATGGCCGGGCCGGACCCGGCCGACCCGCGCAGCCAGGGCCTGCCGCCGGTGCCGAACCTGATCAACGCGGCGACGCCCCGCTACGACGGCGACAGCCTGCGGATGCGCTGGAAGACCCGGATCGGGGTGCTGCCCGGCTATGCCGACGGCGGCTCGGAGACGGCGGCGGCCCGCCGGGCGTTCCTCGCCGAGATGGCCGCCATACCGGAGTGCGAGCTGGTCGAGGTGCCGTTCCCGGACGAGTGGAGCCTGCTCACCGGCAGCGCGTTCAACAACGTACGGCTGCCGGAGCGCAGCGAGCCGTTCATGCCGTACCTGCGCAGTGACCTGCGTGGCTTCGGGGTGTCGGTGACCAGTTGGCTGCAGGGCGCGTTGCTGGGCGCCAACGGGTGGGTCACCGGCCAGCGCGCCAAGCTGCTGCTGCTGGACCGGATTCTGGACCAGATCTTCAGTAGCTGCGATGTGGTGGTGCAGACCAGCCCGGTGCCGTTCGACATCGTCGGGCTGCCGGAGATCGCGTTCCCGATCGGCTTCTCCGGCGGCGGGGTACCGATCGGCACCATCCTCGGCGGGCAACCGTACGCCGAGGACCGTCTGCTGTCGGTGGCCGCCGCGTACCAGGCGGTCACCGACTGGCACTGGCGGCGGCCGGCCGACCCACCGGCGGTCGACCCGTCGCCGACCGCGTCCACCGCCGCCGCCCGGTCCGCGGCGGCGACGCCGTCGCGGGGTCGGTTGACCGCCGAGGAGGTCGCCGAGCTCACCCAGTGA
- a CDS encoding histidine kinase: MDSSGRPTWRSRVWLVAAALAAVLVTLALVTGAEGPAALVVPALAIVSAFVVLAWALVRSRRQRRRYEEQLTAWAAERAGQTERLRIARDLHDLVSHGLGLVTVRAAAANRVAGVGGDAERAAALADIERVARETTTELRRLLTVLRTSGDGPAPVLPAASLGDLPGIVGAARDSGLPAALDLAELGTVSSGVQLAVCAVVREGLHNTARHAGPTDVRVRVHRDGDAVVASVRDGGPVAGWCPQPGAGHGLTGLRERVDALGGSLHAGPVGPGFHLVARLPEPGAAG; encoded by the coding sequence GTGGACAGCAGTGGGCGTCCGACCTGGCGTTCCCGGGTGTGGCTGGTCGCCGCCGCGCTGGCCGCCGTCCTTGTCACGCTGGCCCTCGTGACCGGTGCCGAAGGGCCGGCGGCGCTGGTCGTTCCGGCCCTCGCGATCGTCTCGGCGTTCGTCGTGCTGGCCTGGGCCTTGGTCCGCAGCCGCCGGCAGCGCCGCCGCTACGAGGAGCAGCTGACCGCCTGGGCCGCCGAGCGGGCCGGTCAGACCGAACGCTTGCGGATCGCCCGTGACCTGCACGACCTCGTCTCACACGGGCTGGGCCTGGTCACGGTGCGGGCGGCGGCCGCCAACCGGGTGGCCGGCGTGGGCGGTGACGCGGAACGTGCCGCCGCACTCGCCGACATCGAGCGGGTGGCCCGCGAGACGACCACCGAACTGCGACGGCTGCTCACCGTCCTGCGTACCTCGGGTGACGGGCCGGCACCGGTGCTGCCGGCGGCGTCGCTGGGCGACCTGCCGGGGATCGTCGGCGCGGCCCGGGACAGCGGGCTGCCCGCCGCGCTCGACCTGGCGGAGCTGGGCACGGTCTCGTCCGGGGTGCAGCTGGCGGTGTGTGCGGTGGTCCGGGAGGGACTCCACAACACCGCCCGGCACGCCGGGCCGACCGACGTCCGGGTCAGGGTGCACCGCGACGGGGACGCGGTGGTCGCCAGCGTCCGTGACGGCGGACCCGTTGCCGGATGGTGCCCGCAGCCCGGCGCCGGCCACGGGCTGACCGGGCTACGCGAGCGGGTGGACGCCCTCGGCGGGTCGCTGCACGCCGGTCCGGTCGGTCCCGGGTTCCACCTGGTGGCGCGGCTACCCGAGCCTGGGGCGGCGGGGTGA
- a CDS encoding ATP-binding cassette domain-containing protein has translation MLLIDDVVKRRGARQVLRGVSFEAVPGRVTGFVGPNGAGKSSVLRILLGLDRADAGRALVAGRPYRELRRPLHTVGAMLDGSGAHRSRTARSHLTWLARSNGIPRRRVDEVLDQVGLAEAARQRAGRFSLGMGRRLGLAAALLGEPAALVLDEPVNGLDPDGVRWVRRLLRAHADAGGTVLLSSHLIGELAGIADDLVVVADGRTVAAGPLAEVVAGHGTAEAAFFALTGSDARPGAR, from the coding sequence ATGCTGCTCATCGACGACGTCGTCAAACGGCGAGGTGCCCGACAGGTGCTGCGGGGCGTCAGCTTCGAGGCGGTGCCCGGTCGGGTGACCGGATTCGTCGGCCCCAACGGGGCCGGGAAGTCTTCCGTCCTGCGGATCCTGCTCGGTCTGGACCGCGCCGACGCCGGCCGGGCCCTGGTCGCCGGACGGCCGTACCGAGAGCTGCGCCGGCCGCTGCACACGGTCGGTGCGATGCTCGACGGCTCCGGCGCGCACCGGTCCCGTACCGCCCGCAGCCATCTGACCTGGTTGGCGCGCAGCAACGGGATCCCCCGACGCCGGGTCGACGAGGTCCTCGACCAGGTCGGGCTGGCCGAGGCCGCCCGGCAGCGGGCGGGCCGGTTCTCCCTCGGGATGGGTCGCCGACTCGGGCTCGCCGCCGCGCTGCTCGGTGAGCCGGCGGCGCTGGTGCTGGACGAACCGGTCAACGGACTCGACCCGGACGGCGTCCGGTGGGTCCGGCGGCTGTTGCGGGCCCACGCCGACGCCGGCGGGACGGTGTTGTTGTCCAGTCACCTGATCGGCGAACTCGCCGGCATCGCCGACGACCTGGTGGTCGTCGCCGACGGCCGGACCGTCGCGGCCGGCCCGCTGGCCGAGGTCGTCGCCGGACACGGCACTGCCGAGGCGGCGTTCTTCGCCCTCACCGGCAGCGACGCGCGGCCCGGCGCCCGGTGA
- a CDS encoding siderophore-interacting protein, giving the protein MSFKDAKKHTTLCVVNVVGTERISPNFIRVTLGGDQLQRLPDHGFDHWFRLFLPQEHGETTFDLPNRADTIGYLKYLRIPSATRPHLRNYTVRAFRPQDRELDIDFVVHGDEGVASRWVQRTKAGDTVALLDQGCGYEFAPDTTFHLLAGDETALPAIVGILRDLPRDATGLALVEIPDPADAQPVDAPAGFEVRWLPRPAGTRPGSLALAAAQAWTTDSPTTVSAYFAGEQALPAGARRHLVEIGVPKRRIAFTGYWRLGKTH; this is encoded by the coding sequence ATGAGCTTCAAGGATGCCAAGAAGCACACCACGCTGTGTGTGGTGAACGTCGTCGGCACCGAACGGATCAGCCCGAACTTCATCCGGGTCACCCTCGGCGGCGACCAGTTGCAGCGCCTGCCCGACCACGGATTCGACCACTGGTTCCGGCTCTTCCTGCCGCAGGAACACGGCGAGACCACCTTCGACCTGCCCAACCGGGCCGACACCATCGGCTACCTGAAGTACCTGCGGATCCCGTCGGCGACCCGCCCACACCTGCGCAACTACACAGTCCGCGCGTTCCGGCCACAGGACCGCGAACTCGACATCGATTTCGTCGTGCACGGCGACGAGGGGGTCGCCAGCCGCTGGGTGCAACGCACCAAGGCCGGTGACACCGTCGCTCTGCTCGACCAGGGCTGCGGATACGAGTTCGCCCCCGACACCACGTTCCACCTGCTGGCCGGCGACGAGACCGCGCTGCCGGCGATCGTCGGCATCCTGCGGGACCTGCCGCGCGACGCCACCGGCCTGGCCCTGGTCGAGATCCCCGACCCCGCCGACGCCCAGCCGGTCGACGCACCCGCCGGGTTCGAGGTCCGCTGGCTGCCCCGGCCGGCCGGGACCCGGCCGGGCAGCCTCGCGCTCGCCGCGGCGCAGGCCTGGACGACCGACAGTCCGACCACGGTGTCCGCCTACTTCGCCGGCGAGCAGGCCCTGCCTGCCGGGGCCCGCCGCCACCTGGTCGAAATCGGGGTCCCGAAACGCAGGATCGCGTTCACCGGCTACTGGCGACTCGGCAAGACGCACTGA
- a CDS encoding response regulator transcription factor: MTSRPARRPVRVLVADDQPLLRHSLAIVIDSVDDLVVVGSAATGADAVTLARLLRPDVVLMDIRMPGGDGIAATRAITGDGTLRDVRVVVLTMFELDEYVYGALRAGASGFLLKDTHPDRLLDAVRRIHAGESLFAPSVLARIVAHYVDRADRRAGRRAPTLDGLTDREKQVLVQVAEGLSNDDIAQVLTISVKTVKTHIGNLLAKLSARDRAQLVIAAYESGLVHPRPAGRRSS, from the coding sequence GTGACGTCGCGACCGGCGCGCCGACCCGTGCGGGTCCTGGTCGCCGACGATCAACCGTTGCTGCGGCACAGCCTCGCCATCGTGATCGACAGCGTCGACGACCTGGTGGTGGTCGGTTCGGCCGCCACCGGCGCGGACGCGGTGACCCTCGCACGGCTGCTGCGTCCGGATGTCGTCCTGATGGACATCCGGATGCCCGGCGGGGACGGCATCGCCGCCACCCGCGCGATCACCGGCGACGGCACGCTGCGCGACGTGCGGGTGGTGGTGCTCACCATGTTCGAACTCGACGAGTACGTGTACGGAGCGTTGCGTGCCGGCGCGAGCGGATTCCTGCTCAAGGACACCCACCCGGACCGGCTACTCGACGCCGTCCGGCGGATCCACGCGGGGGAGTCGTTGTTCGCTCCCAGCGTCCTGGCCCGGATCGTGGCGCACTACGTGGACCGTGCCGACCGGCGCGCCGGGCGTCGGGCGCCCACCCTCGACGGGCTCACCGACCGGGAGAAACAGGTGCTGGTCCAGGTCGCCGAGGGCTTGTCCAATGACGACATCGCGCAGGTACTGACCATTTCGGTGAAGACCGTCAAGACCCACATCGGCAACCTGCTGGCCAAGCTGTCCGCCCGGGACCGGGCACAGCTGGTGATCGCGGCGTACGAAAGCGGCCTGGTCCACCCGCGACCCGCCGGCCGGCGGTCCTCCTGA
- a CDS encoding S8 family serine peptidase, translating to MSRRFTAGAVATATTLALLGAVPAGPAAAAPGASGDVTEYTVVAEAGTGTAEATAAIEAAGGTVTGSTVDVGMYQVVTDDAEFAAKVAAAPALLGAAEKRAIGYAPRQRFDTVEQEHRIAGATSAGAAGRRGTRMDPLDDKLWGLPMMRADKSRRVEPGDRRVTVGILDTGVDGQHPDIRPNFSYSLSRNFAPDIPDIDGTCEVESCLDPVDRDDSGHGTHVAGTIGAAANRFGLSGVAPNVTLVALKGGQDSGYFFLDSVVNALVYAGDAGIDVVNMSFYIDPWLYNCLDNPADSAEEQASQRATIEAVNRALRYAHKRGVTLVGSLGNNHEDLGDPRPDSSSPNYGGTPRLRTIDNDTCWDLPVEGAHVIGVSALGPSKAKADYSNYGTEEISVAAPGGWFRDGYGTPTHRTYDNTILSSYPLHVLQEEGAVDADGNIVPDAESYVFKECTSAGTCGYYTYLQGTSMASPHVSGVAALIVSRYGKRDGRRGGLTLDPDKVERHLYRTAADTACPEPRLVSYANEGRSPEWDAYCDGGTSFNGFYGHGIVDAFAAVTRPLHHH from the coding sequence GTGAGCAGACGCTTCACCGCCGGTGCCGTCGCTACCGCGACGACCCTGGCCCTGCTGGGCGCCGTACCGGCCGGACCGGCCGCCGCCGCCCCCGGCGCCTCGGGCGACGTCACCGAGTACACGGTGGTCGCCGAGGCCGGCACCGGCACCGCCGAGGCGACAGCGGCCATCGAGGCCGCCGGCGGCACCGTCACCGGCAGCACCGTCGACGTGGGCATGTACCAGGTCGTCACTGACGACGCCGAGTTCGCCGCCAAGGTCGCCGCCGCTCCCGCGCTGCTCGGCGCCGCGGAGAAGCGGGCCATCGGGTACGCGCCACGCCAGCGCTTCGACACGGTGGAGCAGGAGCACCGCATCGCCGGCGCGACATCCGCCGGGGCGGCCGGGCGACGCGGCACCCGGATGGACCCGCTCGACGACAAGCTCTGGGGCCTGCCGATGATGCGGGCGGACAAGTCACGCCGGGTCGAGCCGGGCGACCGGCGGGTCACCGTCGGCATCCTGGACACCGGGGTCGACGGTCAGCACCCGGACATCAGGCCCAACTTCAGCTACTCGCTGTCGCGCAACTTCGCCCCCGACATCCCCGACATCGACGGGACGTGCGAGGTGGAGTCCTGCCTGGACCCGGTCGACCGCGACGACAGCGGCCACGGCACCCACGTCGCCGGCACCATCGGCGCCGCCGCCAACCGCTTCGGCCTGTCCGGCGTCGCCCCCAACGTCACCCTGGTGGCGCTCAAGGGTGGCCAGGACTCCGGCTACTTCTTCCTCGACTCGGTGGTCAACGCCCTGGTCTACGCCGGTGACGCCGGCATCGACGTGGTCAACATGTCGTTCTACATCGACCCGTGGCTGTACAACTGCCTGGACAACCCGGCCGACTCCGCCGAGGAGCAGGCGTCGCAGCGGGCCACCATCGAGGCGGTCAACCGGGCGCTGCGGTACGCGCACAAGCGGGGCGTCACGCTGGTCGGCTCGCTCGGCAACAACCACGAGGACCTGGGCGACCCCCGCCCGGACTCGTCCAGCCCCAACTACGGCGGCACCCCCCGGCTGCGCACCATCGACAACGACACCTGCTGGGACCTGCCGGTCGAAGGCGCACACGTGATCGGGGTGTCGGCGCTCGGCCCGTCGAAGGCCAAGGCGGACTACTCCAACTACGGCACCGAGGAGATCTCGGTCGCCGCGCCCGGCGGCTGGTTCCGCGACGGGTACGGCACCCCGACCCACCGGACCTACGACAACACCATCCTGTCGTCGTACCCGCTGCACGTACTGCAGGAGGAGGGCGCGGTCGACGCTGACGGCAACATCGTGCCGGACGCCGAGTCGTACGTGTTCAAGGAGTGCACGTCGGCCGGGACCTGCGGCTACTACACGTACCTGCAGGGCACCTCGATGGCGTCGCCGCACGTCTCCGGGGTGGCCGCGCTGATCGTCAGCCGGTACGGCAAGCGCGACGGCCGCCGGGGCGGGCTGACCCTGGACCCGGACAAGGTGGAACGGCACCTGTACCGGACCGCCGCCGACACGGCCTGCCCCGAGCCGCGCCTGGTGTCCTACGCCAACGAGGGCCGGTCCCCCGAATGGGACGCCTACTGCGACGGCGGCACCAGCTTCAACGGCTTCTACGGCCACGGCATCGTCGACGCCTTCGCCGCGGTCACCCGACCGCTGCACCACCACTGA